A genomic window from Glaciihabitans sp. INWT7 includes:
- a CDS encoding AI-2E family transporter, whose translation MKIQNAFRLGLLGGLGVLVAVGIGGAVASLSTILTYIGAALFVALGIDPAVSWLERHKFPRSVAILTVLIGILAVFVGLIFAVVPVIVDQVNNLISSLPDFIATVTRATWIRDTQKSLPDWINLNELITQSGNWLRSNVSTIGGGLLSVGVGIASGATGFVIILILTLYFVASLSNMKRGLYRLVPASKRARFSDLAEQISASVGRYVVGQGTIALANGVASFLFLSIGQLFGAKYPALFAFIAFLFALVPLVGTLSGSILITLSTLLLAGPGPALWVGVYYVIYMQIEAYVINPRVMNRAVKVPGAIVVIAALAGGALLGILGALIAIPVAASVLLIIDQVVVPRQNEL comes from the coding sequence GTGAAGATCCAAAACGCCTTCCGTCTCGGCCTGCTCGGTGGGCTCGGAGTGCTCGTCGCTGTCGGCATCGGTGGTGCGGTGGCGTCGCTGTCGACGATTCTCACCTACATCGGGGCGGCACTGTTCGTCGCCCTCGGCATCGACCCGGCCGTCTCCTGGCTCGAGCGCCACAAGTTTCCCCGCTCGGTGGCCATTCTCACGGTGCTGATCGGCATTCTGGCCGTCTTCGTCGGGCTGATCTTCGCCGTCGTGCCGGTGATCGTCGACCAGGTGAACAACCTCATCTCGAGCCTTCCCGACTTCATCGCCACGGTGACGAGGGCGACCTGGATCAGGGACACCCAGAAGAGCCTTCCCGACTGGATCAACCTGAACGAGCTGATCACGCAGTCCGGCAATTGGTTGCGCAGCAACGTGTCGACCATCGGTGGCGGCCTGCTGTCGGTGGGTGTCGGTATCGCGAGTGGGGCGACCGGCTTCGTCATCATCCTGATCCTCACCCTCTACTTCGTCGCCTCGCTGTCCAATATGAAGCGCGGACTCTATCGCCTTGTTCCCGCCTCCAAGCGAGCCCGCTTCTCCGACCTCGCCGAGCAGATCAGCGCTTCCGTCGGCCGATACGTGGTTGGCCAGGGCACCATCGCCCTCGCCAACGGAGTCGCCAGCTTCCTCTTCCTGTCGATCGGGCAGCTCTTCGGAGCGAAGTACCCGGCGCTCTTCGCCTTCATCGCGTTCCTTTTCGCACTCGTACCGCTCGTCGGAACGCTCTCCGGCAGCATCCTGATCACCCTGAGCACCCTGCTTCTCGCCGGTCCCGGCCCGGCGCTCTGGGTGGGCGTCTACTACGTGATCTACATGCAGATCGAGGCATACGTGATCAACCCGCGAGTGATGAACCGTGCAGTGAAGGTGCCCGGCGCTATCGTGGTGATCGCCGCCCTCGCGGGCGGAGCGCTGCTCGGGATCCTCGGCGCGCTCATCGCCATCCCCGTGGCCGCCTCGGTGCTGTTGATCATCGACCAGGTGGTCGTGCCCCGGCAGAACGAGCTCTGA
- a CDS encoding alpha/beta hydrolase yields MTGVEIRGGVELPARREEVELHTVDGITLVGELSLPLDRDPVATIVALHPLPTAGGFMDSHIIRKIAGRLPALADLAVLRFNFRGVSSPRGTSGGSFGEGIDERHDLAAAMDLIAARGLPHPWLLGWSFGTEVVLKYGLEHPIDGAILLSPPLHRATDAEIGAWAGSGKRLVALIPELDDYLRPAEAAARFAIVPEIDLVAVEGGKHLWVGESQTRRVLSEVVQRINPAALPLPEVWPATI; encoded by the coding sequence GTGACGGGCGTCGAGATCCGCGGCGGGGTGGAGTTGCCGGCCCGGCGCGAAGAGGTAGAGCTGCACACCGTCGACGGAATCACGCTGGTCGGCGAACTCTCGCTACCCCTCGATCGCGACCCGGTCGCGACTATCGTCGCACTGCATCCACTGCCCACCGCCGGCGGGTTCATGGACTCGCACATCATCCGCAAGATCGCGGGCCGGTTGCCCGCCCTTGCGGACCTCGCGGTGCTGCGGTTCAATTTCCGCGGGGTCTCCTCGCCCAGGGGCACTTCGGGTGGATCCTTCGGGGAGGGCATCGACGAACGGCACGACCTCGCGGCCGCGATGGATCTCATCGCGGCGCGCGGACTGCCTCACCCGTGGCTGCTCGGCTGGTCGTTCGGCACCGAGGTCGTGCTGAAATACGGCCTGGAGCATCCCATCGACGGGGCGATCCTGCTCTCCCCGCCGCTGCACCGGGCGACGGATGCCGAGATCGGCGCCTGGGCAGGGAGCGGCAAGCGACTGGTCGCGCTCATCCCCGAACTCGACGACTATCTGCGCCCGGCCGAGGCGGCCGCTCGATTCGCGATAGTGCCCGAGATCGACCTCGTGGCAGTCGAGGGGGGAAAGCACCTGTGGGTGGGGGAGTCGCAGACCCGCCGCGTGCTGAGCGAGGTGGTCCAGCGGATCAACCCCGCTGCGCTTCCCCTACCAGAGGTGTGGCCGGCGACGATCTGA
- a CDS encoding sodium:proton antiporter, which yields MDSPQFAQFAALGVIGIVTIVVVAAFSKKLGVASPLILVVLGIGGSYLPGFPADFALPPEVILVGLLPPLLYAAAINVPLVDFRRNLNTISALSVLLVVASAFITGSLLYLIFPDLNFAAAVALGAVISPTDAVAATSLGKRLGLPPRLITILEGESLVNDATALVLLRSAVAAASAIVAGVTTVNIGGVISDFGFAVVVAIVVGLVIGFVTVFLRSKLRDPVLDTAISFAVPFIAFIPAEELGASGVLAVVVAGLYAGHSSARHFTPQARISERLNWRTAQFVVENGVFLLMGLQIRRIVESVDPKLFPAIDSVYVGLLMTAVIIGIRFLFVGPLLWWLQRHNEHKERRNRRFAQAIERVRGRASQDARLERSRQRATRVYNRRATDLTQLREEGFGWKGGVILSWSGMRGVVTLAAAQSLPADGSFPYREQLILVAFTVAITTLLLQGGTLPWLIRVSGIRGTDRAADRRELATLLDAMSEAGVSVLESPRLELPGDDVVDPEVIERVRHDTLLGAESAWERAEHGAGADALVNSPHQQYRTLRREVLRAEREALLDARSAGTYASRILSRAQAMLDLEETRLEQIDNPSGS from the coding sequence ATGGACTCCCCGCAATTCGCCCAGTTCGCCGCGCTGGGAGTCATCGGCATCGTCACCATTGTCGTCGTCGCGGCCTTCTCGAAGAAGCTGGGGGTAGCCTCGCCCCTCATCCTGGTGGTGCTCGGCATCGGTGGGAGCTACCTTCCGGGGTTTCCGGCCGACTTCGCACTTCCCCCCGAGGTCATCCTCGTCGGCCTCTTGCCCCCGCTGCTGTATGCCGCGGCGATCAACGTGCCCCTCGTCGACTTCCGGCGCAACCTGAACACGATCTCCGCGCTGTCGGTGCTGCTCGTGGTCGCATCCGCTTTCATCACCGGCTCGCTGCTCTACCTGATCTTCCCCGACCTCAATTTCGCCGCTGCCGTGGCGCTCGGTGCGGTCATCAGCCCGACGGATGCCGTCGCCGCCACGTCGCTGGGAAAGCGGCTCGGGCTTCCTCCTCGGCTGATCACGATTCTCGAGGGAGAGAGCCTGGTCAATGACGCGACAGCGCTCGTGCTGCTGCGGTCGGCCGTCGCGGCCGCCTCGGCGATCGTCGCCGGGGTCACCACCGTCAATATCGGGGGAGTGATCAGCGACTTCGGCTTCGCGGTGGTCGTGGCCATCGTCGTCGGCCTCGTGATCGGCTTCGTAACGGTGTTCCTGCGGTCGAAGCTGCGGGACCCGGTGCTCGACACTGCGATCTCTTTCGCCGTGCCGTTCATCGCGTTCATCCCGGCCGAAGAGCTCGGCGCATCGGGAGTGCTTGCCGTCGTGGTCGCCGGTCTGTATGCCGGCCACAGCAGCGCGCGCCACTTCACCCCGCAGGCGCGCATCAGCGAGCGGCTCAATTGGCGCACGGCGCAGTTCGTCGTGGAGAACGGGGTCTTCCTGCTCATGGGGCTGCAGATCCGCCGGATCGTGGAATCGGTGGATCCCAAGCTGTTCCCCGCCATCGATTCCGTCTATGTCGGACTGCTGATGACCGCGGTCATCATCGGCATCCGATTCCTCTTCGTCGGCCCATTGCTGTGGTGGCTCCAGCGCCACAACGAGCACAAGGAGCGCAGAAACCGACGTTTCGCCCAGGCCATCGAACGGGTGAGGGGCCGAGCCAGCCAGGATGCCCGGCTCGAGCGCAGCCGGCAGCGCGCCACCAGGGTCTACAACCGTCGCGCGACAGACCTCACGCAATTACGTGAAGAGGGCTTCGGATGGAAGGGCGGAGTCATCCTGTCCTGGTCGGGGATGCGCGGGGTCGTCACGCTCGCTGCGGCGCAATCGCTGCCCGCCGACGGCAGTTTCCCCTACCGGGAGCAGCTCATTCTCGTGGCCTTCACCGTGGCGATCACGACACTGCTGCTGCAGGGTGGCACCCTTCCCTGGCTGATCCGCGTCAGCGGCATCCGCGGCACGGACCGGGCCGCCGACCGTCGGGAGCTCGCGACACTTCTCGACGCGATGAGCGAGGCCGGGGTGTCGGTGTTGGAGAGCCCGCGGCTCGAATTGCCGGGCGACGACGTCGTGGACCCGGAGGTCATCGAGCGGGTTCGTCACGACACCCTGCTCGGTGCAGAATCGGCGTGGGAACGCGCCGAGCACGGCGCGGGTGCCGATGCGCTCGTGAATTCTCCGCATCAGCAGTATCGAACTCTGCGACGCGAAGTGCTGAGGGCAGAGCGGGAGGCGCTCCTCGACGCGCGCAGCGCCGGAACCTATGCCTCACGCATCCTCTCCCGCGCGCAGGCCATGCTGGATCTCGAAGAGACCAGGCTCGAGCAGATCGACAATCCGAGCGGGTCGTAA
- a CDS encoding transglycosylase SLT domain-containing protein: MRTRRLLPIFSFLAAAGLILALTIAPDQVQNSFAATQTSKGPVQTLEIADVTRATVVRDSYKVTEKKKEPVIVVRAAGAPAVGTPDPGSAQAIGHDMVLARGWGEDQFACLVALFNRESHWNVYAANPSGAYGIPQALPGSKMASAGADWATNPATQISWGLGYIAARYGTPCGAWGHSQSTGWY, translated from the coding sequence TTGCGCACACGTCGACTCCTGCCGATCTTCTCCTTCCTCGCCGCGGCCGGCCTGATCCTGGCTCTCACGATCGCCCCCGACCAGGTGCAGAATTCCTTCGCCGCGACCCAGACGTCCAAGGGACCCGTGCAGACCCTGGAGATCGCAGATGTCACGCGGGCCACGGTCGTCCGCGACAGCTACAAGGTCACCGAGAAGAAGAAAGAGCCGGTCATCGTCGTGCGGGCCGCCGGGGCACCGGCCGTCGGAACGCCGGATCCGGGTTCGGCCCAGGCCATCGGCCACGACATGGTTCTCGCTCGCGGGTGGGGCGAAGACCAGTTCGCCTGCCTCGTCGCACTGTTCAACCGAGAGTCGCACTGGAACGTGTACGCGGCCAACCCGAGCGGTGCCTACGGCATCCCCCAGGCGCTCCCGGGATCCAAGATGGCCTCTGCGGGCGCCGACTGGGCCACCAACCCCGCCACCCAGATCTCCTGGGGGCTCGGCTACATCGCGGCTCGCTACGGCACTCCCTGTGGCGCGTGGGGCCACAGTCAGTCAACGGGCTGGTACTGA
- a CDS encoding DivIVA domain-containing protein has protein sequence MSTTFPRIRKSRRGYSVDQVEDFLEEARRAYSADSTEPTVVNATNIRRMAFTLEKGGYSPSHVDAALERLEDAFASRERERAIQDRGDEAWYTEARTIAREILDRLARPVGHRFDRVGFLANGYHRADVDAFATRLTNYFQDGRPMSIDEVRTVAFRPKKGGYREAQVDLLLDAVVNVMLAVR, from the coding sequence GTGAGTACAACGTTCCCCCGCATCCGCAAGTCCCGCCGCGGCTACAGCGTCGACCAGGTCGAAGACTTCCTCGAGGAGGCGCGTCGCGCCTACTCCGCCGACTCGACCGAGCCGACGGTGGTGAACGCCACGAACATCCGCCGCATGGCCTTCACGTTGGAGAAGGGCGGCTACTCGCCTTCTCACGTCGATGCGGCGCTGGAGCGCCTCGAAGATGCCTTCGCCAGCCGAGAGCGGGAGCGCGCCATTCAGGACCGCGGGGACGAGGCGTGGTACACCGAGGCCCGCACCATCGCGCGGGAGATCCTCGATCGACTCGCCCGACCGGTCGGCCACCGCTTCGACCGGGTGGGATTCCTCGCGAACGGCTATCACCGGGCCGATGTGGATGCCTTCGCCACCCGCCTCACCAACTACTTCCAGGATGGTCGTCCGATGAGCATCGACGAGGTGCGCACCGTGGCCTTCCGCCCCAAGAAGGGCGGCTACCGCGAGGCGCAGGTAGACCTGCTTCTCGACGCCGTCGTCAACGTGATGCTGGCGGTCCGCTGA
- a CDS encoding phosphatidate cytidylyltransferase encodes MTEPAEGAPAKKSRGRTKRDEIEARAHVLEEEFKAQVAATRAQIDATTVKIEARTGRNLPLAILIGVGLGVLLIGSLIFIKALFMIFTGALIAFTTFELASALRFAGRDVPRWPSVVAGLASVPAAFYLEDQCRWLVVLGGIVFVAVWRLAESLGKHHKANAQDLWKDVAAGTFVQVYVPFLGSFAVLLAAQKGGEWWALAFLLVVISVDIGAYASGLLFGKHPMAPRISPKKTWEGFAGSVLTALVAGVIVSVFMLQEPWWFGLIFGAVMVFTGTIGDLTESLIKRDLGIKDISTWLPGHGGFLDRLDSILPSAAAAYVLFVIFS; translated from the coding sequence ATGACTGAGCCAGCCGAGGGAGCTCCCGCGAAGAAGAGTCGCGGTCGAACCAAGCGCGACGAGATCGAGGCGCGCGCTCACGTGCTCGAAGAAGAGTTCAAGGCGCAGGTTGCGGCGACGCGGGCGCAGATCGATGCCACGACGGTGAAGATCGAGGCGCGCACCGGTCGCAACCTGCCGCTCGCCATCCTCATCGGGGTGGGGCTCGGCGTGTTGCTCATCGGCAGCCTCATCTTCATCAAGGCGCTCTTCATGATCTTCACGGGCGCGTTGATCGCGTTCACGACCTTCGAGCTCGCGAGTGCTCTGCGGTTCGCGGGTCGCGACGTTCCCCGCTGGCCCAGCGTCGTCGCGGGGCTCGCTTCGGTGCCGGCCGCCTTCTACCTCGAAGATCAGTGCCGGTGGCTCGTCGTGCTCGGCGGCATCGTCTTCGTGGCCGTCTGGCGACTGGCCGAGAGTCTCGGCAAGCACCACAAGGCCAACGCCCAGGACCTGTGGAAGGATGTCGCGGCCGGCACCTTCGTCCAGGTCTATGTGCCGTTCCTCGGTAGCTTCGCCGTGCTTCTCGCCGCGCAGAAGGGTGGAGAGTGGTGGGCCCTCGCCTTCCTGCTCGTGGTGATCTCCGTGGATATCGGGGCCTACGCCTCGGGCCTCCTGTTCGGGAAACATCCCATGGCGCCCCGCATCAGCCCGAAGAAGACCTGGGAGGGTTTCGCCGGATCGGTGCTCACCGCCCTCGTCGCCGGCGTGATCGTCTCCGTCTTCATGCTCCAGGAGCCGTGGTGGTTCGGCCTGATCTTCGGCGCGGTCATGGTGTTCACCGGCACGATCGGTGACCTCACCGAGTCGCTCATCAAGCGCGACCTCGGCATCAAAGACATCAGCACCTGGCTCCCCGGCCATGGCGGCTTCCTCGACCGGCTCGACTCGATCCTGCCGAGCGCGGCAGCGGCCTACGTGCTGTTCGTGATCTTCAGCTGA
- the frr gene encoding ribosome recycling factor — MISDVLAEAKDKMHKSVEAAKDDFSNVRTGRANPALFQKILVDYYGTPTPLGQLAGMNNPEARTLVITPYDKGALKEIERAIATAPNLGANVGNDGTIIRATLPELTEERRREFVKIVRAKGEDSKVSIRNIRRKAKDDLDALKSEVGDDEVARGEKELESVTKTHIDAIEDALKKKEAELLEV, encoded by the coding sequence GTGATTTCCGATGTGCTGGCAGAAGCCAAAGACAAGATGCACAAGTCCGTCGAAGCCGCGAAAGACGACTTCAGCAACGTGCGCACCGGCCGCGCCAACCCGGCTCTGTTCCAGAAGATCCTCGTGGACTACTACGGCACCCCGACTCCGCTCGGCCAGCTCGCGGGGATGAACAACCCCGAAGCCCGCACCCTCGTGATCACGCCCTACGACAAGGGTGCCCTCAAGGAGATCGAGCGTGCGATCGCCACCGCGCCGAACCTCGGGGCGAACGTGGGCAACGACGGCACAATCATCCGCGCGACGCTGCCGGAACTCACCGAGGAACGTCGCCGCGAGTTCGTGAAGATCGTGCGCGCCAAGGGCGAGGATTCCAAGGTCTCGATCCGCAACATCCGTCGCAAGGCCAAGGACGACCTGGACGCTCTCAAGTCCGAGGTCGGCGACGACGAAGTGGCCAGGGGTGAGAAGGAGCTCGAGTCGGTGACGAAGACGCACATCGACGCGATCGAGGATGCCCTGAAGAAGAAGGAAGCCGAGCTGCTCGAGGTTTGA
- the pyrH gene encoding UMP kinase translates to MTDARKRRVLLKLSGESFGGGSLGVNPDVVSSLAKEIAAAATDVEVAIVVGGGNFFRGAELSQRGMDRGRADYMGMLGTVMNALALQDFLEQAGAATRVQSAISMTQVAEPYIPRRAERHLEKGRVVIFGAGAGLPYFSTDTVAAQRALEISADVVLLAKNGVDGVYDSDPRTNSEAKKLEHVTYQEALVKGLKVVDSTAFSLCMDNKMPMVVFGMEPHGNVTAAIRGDRLGTLVSN, encoded by the coding sequence ATGACAGACGCGCGCAAGAGACGGGTTCTGCTGAAGCTCTCCGGAGAGTCCTTCGGCGGTGGCTCCCTCGGTGTCAATCCCGACGTGGTCAGTTCGCTTGCGAAGGAGATCGCGGCAGCGGCGACGGATGTCGAGGTCGCCATCGTCGTCGGAGGCGGCAACTTCTTCCGGGGAGCCGAACTCAGCCAGCGCGGCATGGACCGTGGCCGGGCCGACTACATGGGCATGCTCGGCACCGTGATGAACGCGCTCGCCCTGCAGGACTTCCTCGAGCAGGCCGGGGCGGCGACCCGCGTGCAGTCCGCCATCTCGATGACCCAGGTCGCCGAGCCGTACATCCCACGACGCGCAGAGCGTCACCTGGAGAAGGGCCGGGTCGTCATCTTCGGCGCCGGCGCCGGTCTGCCCTACTTCTCCACCGACACCGTCGCAGCCCAGCGGGCCCTAGAGATCAGCGCGGATGTCGTGCTCCTGGCCAAGAACGGAGTGGACGGCGTGTACGACTCCGACCCTCGCACCAACAGCGAAGCGAAGAAGCTGGAGCACGTCACGTACCAGGAGGCCCTCGTCAAGGGTCTCAAGGTCGTGGACTCGACGGCGTTCAGCCTCTGCATGGACAACAAGATGCCCATGGTCGTCTTCGGTATGGAGCCGCACGGCAACGTGACCGCAGCCATCCGCGGCGATCGCCTCGGCACCCTCGTGTCCAATTAG
- the tsf gene encoding translation elongation factor Ts: MADFSLEDLKTLRERLGTGMVETKNALVEAGGDLDKATELLRLKGAKGNAKRADRSTSEGLVAAKENGATTTLIELSCETDFVAKGAKFVTLGETVLDAIVAAGASTPEEGLAAPVGSETVADLISNEAAILGEKIVLRRVAVISGEKFAVYLHKTNKDLPPQVGVVVGYSGDDAETARSIAQHISFADPLYLSRDEVPAEQVESERRIVEEIGRGEGKPEAALPKIIEGRVNGFFKQVVLPEQDYARDNKQSVATVLKDAGLTVTGFARFKVGA; encoded by the coding sequence ATGGCAGATTTCAGCCTTGAAGACCTCAAGACCCTGCGCGAGCGCCTCGGCACCGGCATGGTCGAAACCAAGAACGCTCTCGTCGAAGCCGGCGGTGACCTCGACAAGGCCACCGAACTGCTGCGCCTGAAGGGTGCCAAGGGCAACGCCAAGCGCGCCGACCGCTCCACCAGCGAGGGACTCGTCGCGGCGAAGGAGAACGGCGCGACCACGACGCTCATCGAGCTGTCCTGCGAGACCGATTTCGTTGCGAAGGGCGCGAAGTTCGTGACCCTGGGCGAGACCGTGCTCGACGCGATCGTCGCGGCCGGGGCATCCACTCCCGAAGAGGGCCTCGCGGCCCCCGTCGGCTCGGAGACCGTGGCCGACCTGATCAGCAACGAAGCCGCCATCCTCGGCGAGAAGATCGTTCTGCGCCGCGTTGCCGTCATCTCGGGCGAGAAGTTCGCCGTGTACCTGCACAAGACCAACAAGGACCTGCCCCCGCAGGTGGGCGTGGTCGTCGGATACTCGGGTGACGATGCAGAGACCGCCCGCAGCATCGCGCAGCACATCTCGTTCGCCGACCCGCTGTACCTGTCTCGCGACGAGGTTCCGGCCGAGCAGGTCGAGTCCGAGCGTCGCATCGTCGAGGAGATCGGCCGCGGCGAGGGCAAGCCGGAAGCAGCTCTTCCGAAGATCATCGAGGGTCGCGTGAACGGCTTCTTCAAGCAGGTCGTTCTGCCCGAGCAGGACTACGCACGGGACAACAAGCAGTCCGTCGCCACCGTGCTGAAGGATGCCGGCCTCACCGTTACCGGGTTCGCCCGCTTCAAGGTCGGCGCCTAG